The Neospora caninum Liverpool complete genome, chromosome X genome includes a region encoding these proteins:
- a CDS encoding putative protein phosphatase 2C, which yields MSQRSGRPRLFAPPSRARRAYERHRRELAEFTLSRQQQPPPEPLVKRLTTLQLMKEKAKEEDRKEKFKTEFSTAMTAEASCGGEPPATSSLFPAVSSPFATSSSSTSSSSPSSSSRPSSSSPPSSSSPSSSSSPRSSSSPLSSSACVAATSASLFAHAPGASDLANLPAHSVDMRKDVSSLESETRDLVAVNKAYFASSRLESASGRFDRIPFAYPDLPPVPRALHAVSHATPGLADQEGPAAPRPAPLCVPCDSQKRVPASPRTRRDASGEERRDPARSRSARENAPCDDDSSGRIVFAAPCLEVVYGSATRKGLFHDNEDRVSIAYWGGVPEDTLLSVSSFSSSPSSFSQQSSNSEPADAAAAGRRTRGGGERRASLCAQAEGVASKRELEDEERKQASLGARGKPREETSMPSSVSSTNASSCASAGGPSADSGELDEGGRRSGGPGLKRLHSLRMRLRGGSARASRAERGEEPEALLATQSLSEGVGAADSRRGESGPAGLPSDSEDEELALLQVASVSQAYKAEEERRLRHGQAQRQAREGGSGWDGLLSPSATRKATPSAKPNLVRSSSECKDEGELVGGMASFDAAVAFPCFITPQGRVLPQKLPSKRAGDLLMEMPFVSAKKTRSCHRPALLESGLWHDKGKKKVQGWGYTSHVPVQDTPQGSEAGVSSQPVRLASSLSSLAQLEKTSKRKKETAKDRLKQRSSFFRKLKSSGERETLETSPESAHATGDGPQTEPADSGPFFAGAHRDKAAAETGLSLPPSSASWCDSEAEGRAAGCSGGSRRDQETQTAGSLQSTPPTPPPTRGGSPHREERHRDALTLRNAPTFLFTICDGHDGPSAAVYAALELPRLLCLQAGREGLEAETATALTRAGQTGGSGRMGSHANAKPKNDGFDWGQSQKNDEPNDVFKDVFHELDERFRWQCARLAAKTGQACTSGACVLSVLVRGNELISQSVGDCRVALLTIDIDAGARMYRDTLLFGSSASSDDVLDVRDPGDLLRIQVSSSEGEAEASRARNREREKAPKADMREARRDREGRPEEDEEMRREQKRAEKRGAEGSASLPDRGEACGAAGEEPRGPQSARASPWREAEPRVGTSDTDGREDPSSLRTGPTRMACRDTFAHQTSPRQSASSAVATLPSSEARAAAHALSPEPADPVEEFDGDIPTETPPCGSFAAASGESEEGFVAAAEDTVSVSSSRSSAGEGASPPFAARSPSVSIGSRLQVGEHTERPSLASFSALPSASAASVARCASAGSEAAARRQSGSRGIAGGKTPRPKLRLRHPYQNKPFLLQFLNTEHRCHNPQELARVRQAGGSIFAGRVAGVLEPSRSIGDFDVKDAQPAGVLIATPEVCRVRIRKPTLVLLGTDGIWDTICPTDVVACLKKVPRFWQLLLAAFRERMQEQTEAVYEPGPDPGDSAASSEACGRGAGGGCGESQPRGARHTATVGHQRLKTGVKADVLSRISEELIKAARRKGSDDDATCLAVFLNPASALADPEKTPVVDCGNTCLPSGLFSGGNAARRTKKEDVFCGVRET from the exons ATGTCCCAACGCAGTGGCCGCCCTCGGCTGTTCGCCCCGCCGAGTCGAGCAAGAAG GGCGTACGAACGCCATCGACGAGAACTCGCTGAATTTACCCTCAGCCGACAGCAGCAACCG CCGCCGGAACCTCTGGTGAAGCGACTGACGACACTGCAGTTGATGAAAGAGAAGGCCAAGGAGGAAGACCGGAAAGAGAAATTTAAG ACGGAATTTTCG ACCGCCATGACGGCTGAGGCGTCGTGCGGCGGAGAGCCGCCAGCaacctcttctctgtttcctgccgtctcttctccctttgctACGTCCTCGTCATCcacttcctcctcgtctccatcgtcctcctcgcggccctcttcctcctcacccccctcttcctcctcgccgtcctcttcctcctcgccccgctcttcctcctcgccgctctcttcttcggcgtgTGTCGCGGCTACTTCAGCTTCGTTGTTTGCGCATGCGCCGGGGGCCAGCGACTTGGCGAATTTGCCGGCGCATAGTGTGGACATGCGGAAGGATGTGTCGAGTTTGGAGTCGGAGACGCGAGATCTGGTGGCAGTGAACAAGGCGTACTTTGCGTCGTCTCGACTTGAAAGTGCGTCAGGACGCTTCGACCGGATCCCGTTTGCGTATCCAGATCTTCCGCCTGTTCCACGtgctttgcatgcagtttcccACGCGACTCCCGGTCTCGCGGACCAGGAAGGCCCGGCCGCGCCTCGTCCCGCGCCACTTTGCGTGCCTTGCGATTCGCAGAAGCGCGTGCCAGCGTCGCCTCGGACGCGGAGAGATgccagcggcgaggaaaggcgggacCCAGCGAGGTCGAGATCggccagagaaaacgcgccgtGCGACGACGACTCCTCTGGGCGCATCGTCTTTGCCGCGCCGTGTCTGGAGGTTGTCTACGGGAGTGCGACGCGCAAGGGCCTTTTCCACGACAACGAGGACCGCGTGAGCATCGCCTACTGGGGAGGCGTGCCGGAGGACACGCtcttgtctgtgtcttcgttttcctcctcgccgtcttccttctcccagCAGTCCTCGAACTCCGAGCCGGCCGACGCAGCCGCGGCTGGGCGGCGCACTCGCGGCGGGGGAGAACGGCGGGCGAGTCTGTGCGCGCAGGCAGAAGGCGTGGCGTCGAAGCGGGAGttggaagacgaggagcgcAAGCAGGCAAGTCTCGGGGCGAGAGGCAAGCCACGCGAAGAAACGTCCATGCCTTCATCGGTGTCCTCGACGAATGCGTCATCGTGCGCTTCCGCTGGAGGGCCTTCTGCGGATTCTGGAGAGCTGGACGAgggcgggagacgcagcggcggtCCAGGCCTGAAGCGTTTGCATtcgctgcgcatgcgcctccgcgGAGGCAGTGCGAGAGCCTCCCGCGCTGAGCGCGGGGAGGAGCCcgaggcgcttctcgcgaCGCAGAGTCTGTCCGAGGGCGTGGGTGCCGCCGAcagccggcgaggcgagtcGGGCCCCGCAGGGCTTCCGAGCGACTCCGAGGATGAAGAACTTGCGCTGCTTCAGGTCGCGAGTGTGTCCCAGGCGTacaaggcggaagaggagaggcgcctgcggcacGGCCAGGCTCAGAGGCAGGCTCGAGAGGGTGGCTCGGGGTGGGACGGGCTGCTGTCGCCGTCGGCCACACGGAAGGCGACTCCGTCTGCGAAACCCAACCTcgtccgttcttcttccgagTGTAAAGACGAGGGCGAATTGGTCGGCGGGATGGCGAGCTTCGACGCGGCGGTTGCCTTTCCGTGCTTCATCACTCCTCAGGGGCGCGTGCTGCCTCAGAAGCTTCCATCGAAGCGTGCAGGGGACTTGCTCATGGAGATGCCATTTGTtagcgcgaagaagacgcgttcGTGTCACCGCCCGGCCTTGCTCGAGTCGGGGCTCTGGCATGACaaaggcaagaagaaggTCCAGGGCTGGGGGTACACCTCGCACGTGCCGGTCCAAGACACTCCGcaaggaagcgaagcaggcgtttcctcgcagcctgtgcgcctcgcctcctcgctctcgtctctcgcgcagcTCGAGAAAACctcgaagcggaagaaagagacagcgaaggaccGCCTGAAGCAACGGAGCTCTTTCTTCCGGAAACTGAAGTCCagtggagagcgcgagacgctggagacgagCCCAGAGAGCGCGCACGCGACGGGAGACGGCCCGCAGACGGAGCCGGCAGACTCGGGTCCTTTTTTCGCGGGCGCGCACCGCGACAAGGCCGCTGCGGAGACCGGGCTGAGTCTCCCGCCTTCCAGCGCCTCTTGGTGTgacagcgaggccgagggcCGCGCTGCAGGCTGTTCGGGAGGCTCTCGTAGAGAccaagagacacagacagcaggCAGTCTGCAGAGCAccccgccgacgccgccgccgacgcgcggCGGCTCGCCGcaccgcgaggagagacaccgcgacgCGCTCACACTCCGAAACGCCCCGACCTTTCTCTTCACCATTTGCGACGGGCACGACGGACCCAGCGCTGCGGTGTACGCCGCCCTCGAGCTGCCAAGGCTGCTGTGTTTgcaggcaggaagagagggcctggaggccgagacggcgacagccCTGACACGTGCGGGGCAGACTGGAGGTTCGGGCCGCATGGGGAGTCACGCCAACGCGAAGCCGAAGAACGATGGGTTCGACTGGGGTCAGAGCCAAAAGAACGACGAGCCGAACGACGTTTTCAAAGACGTCTTTCACGAACTCGACGAGCGTTTCAG gtGGCAGTGCGCCCGGCTCGCCGCGAAGACCGGTCAGGCGTGCAccagcggcgcatgcgtcctctccgttctcgtccGCGGAAATGAGTTGATTTCTCAGAGCGTCGGCGACTGTCGTGTGGCTCTGTTGACCATCGACatcgacgcaggcgcgcgcaTGTATCGAGACACTCTTCTCTTTGGAAGCTCCGCCTCGTCCGACGACGTCCTCGACGTTCGCGACCCCGGGGACTTGTTGAGAATTCAAGTGTCCTCCTCCGAaggggaagcagaggcgTCCCGGgcaaggaacagagagagggaaaaggcgccGAAGGCCGATatgcgcgaggcgaggcgagacagagaaggtcGTCcggaggaggacgaagagatgAGGCGGGAGCAGAAACGGGCGGAAAAAAGGGGAGCAGAAGGAAGTGCTTCGTTACCGGATCGAGGGGAAGCGTGCGGTGCTGCAGGAGAGGAGCCTCGCGGCCCGCAGtccgctcgcgcctctccttgGCGGGAAGCCGAGCCCAGAGTTGGAACGAGCGACACGGACGGCCGCGAGGATCCCTCGAGTCTCAGAACAGGCCCCACGCGGATGGCTTGTCGCGACACGTTCGCACATCAGACCTCGCCCCGCCAatccgcttcttccgcggTTGCTACTTTACCGTCGAGCGAAGCGCGTGctgctgcgcatgcgttgTCTCCCGAGCCCGCGGATCCCGTCGAAGAGTTTGACGGGGACATTCccacggagacgccgccgtgTGGTTCTTTCGCCGCTGCGTCcggggaaagcgaggaaggtttcgtcgcggcggccgaggacactgtgtctgtctcttcttcccgttcgtCAGCCGGTGAGGGTGCTAGCCCGCCTTTCGCTGCGCGGTCGCCCTCAGTCTCCATCGGCTCGCGCCTCCAGGTAGGCGAACACACGGAGCGGCCCTCCTTggcctcgttttctgccttgCCATCGGCTTCAGCTGCGTCTGTCGCCCGGTGCGCGTCCGCGGGAAGtgaagcggcggcgcggcggcagtCCGGAAGTCGCGGTATCGCGGGGGGGAAGACTCCGCGACCGAAGCTGCGGCTCCGACACCCGTACCAGAACAAACCGTTTCTCCTCCAGTTTTTGAACACGGAGCATCGATGCCACAACCCGCAAGAGCTGGCGCGCGTGCGGCAGGCAGGCGGCTCGATCTTCGCCGGCAGAGTCGCGGGCGTGTTGGAGCCTTCGCGGTCGATTGGCGACTTTGATGTGAAGGACGCACAGCCGGCGGGGGTGCTCATCGCCACGCCGGAGGTTTGTCGAGTGCGGATCCGAAAGCCGACGCTGGTCCTCCTTGGAACCGACGGCATCTGGGACACCATTTGCCCGACAGACGTCGTCGCGTGTCTCAAGAAGGTCCCGCGGTTTTGGCAgctcctcctcgctgctttccgagagcgcatgcaggagcaGACAGAAGCCGTATACGAGCCGGGCCCAGATCCAGGCGATTCTGCCGCTTCGTCTGAAGCGTGCGGACGCGGCGCGGGAGGGGGCTGTGGCGAGTCGCAACCGCGAGGCGCACGCCACACGGCGACGGTGGGACATCAACGCCTCAAGACGGGCGTCAAGGCGGACGTCCTCAGCCGCATTTCCGAAGAGTTGATCAAAGCGGCGCGGCGCAaaggcagcgacgacgacgccacatgtctcgccgtcttcctcaaCCCCGCATCCGCCTTGGCAGACCCCGAGAAAACGCCCGTTGTCGACTGCGGCAACACCTGCCTGCCCTCGGGGCTCTTCTCGGGCGGCAATGCAGCACGGCGAACCAAAAAGGAAGATGTTTTCTGTGGTGTCAGAGAAACGTAG